Proteins encoded together in one Rhizobium sp. 11515TR window:
- a CDS encoding inorganic phosphate transporter has protein sequence MEATLAFPLLAGLIAVALFFDFLNGLHDAANSIATIVSTRVLRPQYAVLWAAFFNFIAFLFFGLHVAETLGTGIIDPNIVTPQVIFAALMGAIIWNIVTWVLGIPSSSSHALVGGLVGAGVAKIGMDAIVWSGLLKTAGAIVMSPLLGFVLALFLVLCVTWIFVRQTPFAVDSTFRVLQFVSASLYSLGHGGNDAQKTMGIIAVLLYSQGHTGAEFHVPLWVVLSCQSAMALGTLFGGWRIVHTMGSKITRLNPMQGFCAETGGALTLFAATWLGIPVSTTHTITGAIVGVGAARRISAVRWGLASNIVVAWIITLPAAAAISAIAYWITNWVA, from the coding sequence ATGGAGGCCACTCTCGCTTTCCCATTGCTGGCGGGCCTCATCGCGGTGGCATTGTTCTTCGACTTTTTGAATGGGCTGCACGATGCCGCCAATTCAATTGCCACCATCGTCTCGACAAGGGTCCTGCGACCGCAATATGCCGTGTTATGGGCCGCATTCTTCAATTTCATCGCTTTCCTGTTCTTCGGGCTCCACGTCGCCGAAACCCTCGGCACCGGCATTATCGATCCTAACATCGTCACGCCACAGGTCATCTTTGCCGCCCTGATGGGGGCGATCATATGGAATATCGTGACCTGGGTACTCGGCATTCCATCAAGCTCGTCGCATGCTCTGGTCGGTGGCCTCGTCGGTGCCGGCGTGGCGAAGATAGGCATGGATGCCATTGTTTGGTCCGGCCTGCTGAAGACGGCCGGCGCCATCGTCATGTCGCCACTGCTCGGCTTCGTGCTCGCGCTCTTCCTTGTCCTATGCGTGACATGGATATTCGTTCGCCAGACGCCTTTCGCCGTCGATAGCACCTTCCGCGTCCTGCAATTCGTCTCCGCTTCTCTCTACTCCCTCGGCCATGGCGGAAACGACGCCCAGAAGACCATGGGCATCATCGCCGTACTGCTCTACTCCCAAGGTCATACCGGAGCGGAGTTCCACGTGCCCCTGTGGGTGGTGTTATCCTGTCAGTCCGCGATGGCGCTCGGGACACTGTTTGGCGGTTGGCGGATCGTGCACACGATGGGCTCGAAGATCACGAGGCTCAATCCAATGCAGGGCTTTTGCGCTGAGACCGGTGGCGCCTTGACCTTGTTTGCCGCGACATGGCTTGGCATCCCGGTCTCGACGACCCATACGATCACGGGCGCAATCGTCGGTGTCGGCGCCGCACGGCGGATCTCGGCGGTTCGATGGGGATTGGCGAGCAATATCGTCGTCGCGTGGATAATAACGCTGCCCGCGGCAGCTGCTATCTCGGCAATAGCCTACTGGATCACGAACTGGGTGGCATAG
- a CDS encoding DUF47 domain-containing protein, whose amino-acid sequence MPREDRFFDLFSRHSRTIVSAAEALNELLAGKDTEQHCQRIVELENEADDITREVLLATRRSFITPFDRGDIKDLIMSMDDAIDMMHKTVKTIRLFEQDSFDPGMQEMGKAIVEAAKLVAEAIPLLDRMSANSSRLSALTEEVVKVEGRSDELHDQGLKDLFRRYGGTNPMAYIIGSEIFGELEKVVDRFEDVANEISGIVIENV is encoded by the coding sequence ATGCCGAGAGAAGACCGTTTTTTTGATCTTTTCTCTCGACATTCGCGCACGATCGTCAGCGCGGCGGAAGCTCTGAACGAATTGCTGGCCGGCAAAGACACGGAGCAGCACTGCCAGCGCATCGTAGAGCTCGAGAATGAGGCCGATGACATCACGCGCGAAGTTTTGCTTGCCACTCGGCGCAGTTTCATCACGCCCTTTGACCGTGGCGACATCAAGGATCTTATCATGTCAATGGACGATGCGATCGACATGATGCACAAGACGGTCAAGACGATCCGGCTATTCGAACAGGACAGTTTTGATCCCGGTATGCAGGAAATGGGCAAAGCGATCGTCGAGGCTGCGAAACTGGTAGCCGAGGCAATCCCTCTCCTTGATCGCATGAGTGCCAACTCTTCGCGCCTCAGCGCACTCACCGAAGAGGTCGTAAAGGTCGAGGGTCGCTCCGATGAGCTACATGATCAAGGTCTAAAAGATCTCTTTCGCCGGTATGGCGGCACCAACCCAATGGCCTATATCATCGGCAGCGAGATCTTTGGCGAACTGGAGAAGGTCGTCGATCGTTTCGAGGATGTCGCCAATGAAATCAGCGGCATCGTAATCGAGAACGTCTGA